From a region of the Cervus canadensis isolate Bull #8, Minnesota chromosome 33, ASM1932006v1, whole genome shotgun sequence genome:
- the TAAR1 gene encoding trace amine-associated receptor 1 — MMSFCHNKINISCVKSSWSNDIRASLYSLMVLIILTTVVGNLLVIISISHFKQLHTLNNWLIQSMATVDFLLGCLVMPYSMVRSVEHRWSFGEVFCKIHTSTDIMLSSASIFHLSFISVDRYYAVCDPLRYKTKINILVISLMIFISWSIPALFAFGMIFLELNFKGAEEMYYKHSHCLASCSVFFSKTSGVLAFMTSFYIPGSIMLCIYCRIYFIAKGQARSIHDAKQKVQIGLKERNGIPRSRERKAAKTLGIVMGVFLTCWCPFFVCMVMDPFLDYAIPPALNDALIWFGYLNSTFNPMVYAFFYPWFRRALKMILVGKIFQKDSSRSKLFSE; from the coding sequence ATGATGTCCTTTTGccacaataaaattaatatttcctgTGTGAAAAGCAGCTGGTCCAACGACATCCGGGCTTCCCTGTATAGTTTAATGGTGCTCATAATTCTGACCACCGTGGTTGGCAATCTGCTAGTTATTATTTCCATATCACACTTCAAGCAACTGCATACCCTAAATAATTGGCTCATCCAGTCCATGGCTACTGTGGACTTTCTTCTGGGGTGCCTGGTCATGCCTTATAGCATGGTGAGATCCGTTGAGCACCGCTGGTCTTTTGGAGAAGTCTTCTGTAAAATTCACACCAGCACTGACATTATGCTGAGTTCAGCATCCATTTTTCACTTGTCCTTCATTTCTGTTGATCGCTACTATGCTGTGTGTGACCCACTGAGATACAAAACCAAGATCAACATCTTGGTTATTTCTCTGATGATCTTCATTAGTTGGAGTATTCCTGCTCTTTTTGCATTTGGGATGATCTTTCTGGAGCTAAACTTCAAAGGAGCTGAAGAGATGTATTACAAACACAGTCACTGCCTAGCGAGTTGCTCTGTCTTCTTCAGCAAAACATCTGGGGTTCTGGCCTTTATGACTTCTTTCTATATACCTGGCTCTATTATGTTGTGCATCTATTGTAGAATATATTTCATAGCAAAAGGCCAGGCAAGATCAATTCACGATGCAAAGCAGAAGGTTCAAATAGGGctgaaagagagaaatggaattccacgaagcagagaaaggaaagctgCAAAGACTTTAGGGATTGTGATGGGAGTTTTCCTAACATGCTGGTGTCCTTTCTTTGTCTGCATGGTCATGGACCCTTTCCTGGACTATGCTATCCCACCCGCTTTGAACGATGCATTGATTTGGTTTGGCTATTTGAATTCTACTTTTAATCCAATGGTTTACGCATTTTTCTATCCCTGGTTCAGAAGAGCACTAAAGATGATTTTAGTTGgtaaaattttccaaaaagatTCATCTAGGagtaaattattttcagaataa